A window from Bos mutus isolate GX-2022 chromosome 1, NWIPB_WYAK_1.1, whole genome shotgun sequence encodes these proteins:
- the IQCB1 gene encoding IQ calmodulin-binding motif-containing protein 1 isoform X3: MKPTGTDPRILSLAAEVAKSPEQNVPVILLKLKEIINNTPLGSSELKKIKQDIYCYDLIQYCLLVLSQDCSRIQGGWTTVSQLTQILSHCCVGLEPGEDAEEFYNELLPSAAENFLVLGRRLQTCFINAAKGEEKDALLHFFEVVTDSLFWLLGGHVQLIQNGLRSLLNKQEPGTEFSQELGQLIGFLSPKACQEVKDQKQHKAACLIQAYWKGFQTRKRLKKLPSAVITLQRSFRSKRTKMLMKLSRQKEEEDHRLQLQIQRQRAMRLSREIRLNMLEIVHPGQVEKHNREIEEKSALIIQKHWKGYRERKNFRQQRPSLTEYKAAVILQRATLKFLAKCRKKKKLLAPWPGLREVTDARRIELKQQVDDYIRRHPGSQISDVTSRELHSQAQERLQRYFMGRALEERSQQHREALMAQISTNIEQLMKAPSLKEAEGKDPELFLSRSRPVAAKAKQAHLTTLKHIQAPWWKKLGEEAGDDIDIPKDELSVELGTLFIGGTKPP, translated from the exons ATGAAGCCAACAGGTACAGACCCGAGAATCTTATCTCTGGCTGCTGAAGTTGCAAAAAGTCCTGAGCAGAATGTCCCTGTTATACTGTTGAAGTTAAAAG AAATAATAAACAACACACCTTTAGGAAGCTCAGAGTTGAAGAAAATCAAACAAGATATATATTGTTATGATCTCATTCAGTATTGCCTCTTGGTCCTCAGTCAAGATTGTTCTCGTATCCAGGGTGGTTGGACTACAGTTTCCCAGCTAACACAGATATTAAG ccattgctgtgtgggcttggAACCAGGAGAAGATGCAGAAGAATTTTACAATGAATTACTTCCATCGGCTGCAGAAAATTTTCTGGTTTTGGGGAGGCGATTACAAACATGTTTTATCAACGCAGCTAAG ggtGAAGAAAAAGATGCATTACTACACTTTTTTGAAGTTGTGACTGATTCTCTCTTCTGGCTATTGGGAGGCCATGTTCAACTCATCCAAAATG GACTTAGAAGTCTACTAAATAAACAAGAACCTGGGACAGAGTTTAGTCAAGAACTTGGACAGCTCATTGGTTTTTTAAGCCCTAAGGCCTGTCAGGAAGTAAAAGACCAG AAACAACATAAAGCAGCTTGCTTGATTCAAGCTTATTGGAAGGGTTTCCAGACTAGAAAGAGATTGAAGAAGCTTCCATCTGCTGTGATTACTTTGCAGAGGAGTTTCAG ATCTAAACGAACAAAGATGTTAATGAAGCTAAGTagacagaaggaagaagaggaccACAGATTACAGCTGCAAATTCAAAGGCAGAGAGCCATGAGACTTTCCCGAGAAATACGGCTGAATATGCTTGAAATAGTTCATCCAG GTCAGGTGGAAAAACATAATCGGGAAATAGAAGAGAAATCAGCATTGATTATCCAGAAACATTGGAAAGGGTACAGGGAAAGGAAAAATTTTCGCCAACAGAGGCCATCTCTTACAGAATATAAAGCGGCTGTCATACTTCAGAGAGCA ACTCTTAAATTCCTAGCAAAATGCCGTAAGAAAAAGAAGCTATTGGCTCCTTGGCCTGGACTCAGAGAAGTCACTGATGCACGCAGAATTGAACTGAAACAACAAGTGGATGACTATATCAGAAGACATCCA GGCTCTCAGATATCAGATGTGACCAGCAGGGAGCTCCATTCCCAAGCACAAGAACGACTGCAACGCTACTTCATGGGCAGGGCTCTAGAAGAGAGATCTCAACAGCACAGGGAGGCACTGATGGCTCAGATCAGCACCAACATTGAACAGTTGATGA AAGCACCAAGTCTGaaggaggcagaaggaaaagatcCTGAACTCTTCCTGAGTAGATCCAGGCCCGTGGCAGCCAAAGCCAAGCAGGCCCATCTTACCACCCTGAAACATATACAAGCACCCTGGTGGAAGAAGCTTGGGGAAGAAGCAGGAGATGATATTGACATCCCAAAGGATGAACTTAGTGTAGAATTAGGAACTTTATTCATTGGTGGAACAAAACCACCTTAA
- the IQCB1 gene encoding IQ calmodulin-binding motif-containing protein 1 isoform X4, giving the protein MKPTGTDPRILSLAAEVAKSPEQNVPVILLKLKAIAVWAWNQEKMQKNFTMNYFHRLQKIFWFWGGDYKHVLSTQLSGDLLRIEGKILHSILDEVVFKLLSTPSPVIRGTATKLLLLMAESHQEILILLRLSACYKGLRSLLNKQEPGTEFSQELGQLIGFLSPKACQEVKDQKQHKAACLIQAYWKGFQTRKRLKKLPSAVITLQRSFRSKRTKMLMKLSRQKEEEDHRLQLQIQRQRAMRLSREIRLNMLEIVHPGQVEKHNREIEEKSALIIQKHWKGYRERKNFRQQRPSLTEYKAAVILQRATLKFLAKCRKKKKLLAPWPGLREVTDARRIELKQQVDDYIRRHPGSQISDVTSRELHSQAQERLQRYFMGRALEERSQQHREALMAQISTNIEQLMKAPSLKEAEGKDPELFLSRSRPVAAKAKQAHLTTLKHIQAPWWKKLGEEAGDDIDIPKDELSVELGTLFIGGTKPP; this is encoded by the exons ATGAAGCCAACAGGTACAGACCCGAGAATCTTATCTCTGGCTGCTGAAGTTGCAAAAAGTCCTGAGCAGAATGTCCCTGTTATACTGTTGAAGTTAAAAG ccattgctgtgtgggcttggAACCAGGAGAAGATGCAGAAGAATTTTACAATGAATTACTTCCATCGGCTGCAGAAAATTTTCTGGTTTTGGGGAGGCGATTACAAACATGTTTTATCAACGCAGCTAAG TGGTGATTTACTCAGAATAGAAGGGAAAATCCTGCATTCAATTTTAGATGAAGttgttttcaaacttttatcAACTCCTAGTCCAGTCATAAGAGGTACTGCTACAAAGCTACTACTGTTGATGGCTGAATCCCATCAGGAAATTTTGATTTTACTGAGACTAAGTGCCTGCTACAAAG GACTTAGAAGTCTACTAAATAAACAAGAACCTGGGACAGAGTTTAGTCAAGAACTTGGACAGCTCATTGGTTTTTTAAGCCCTAAGGCCTGTCAGGAAGTAAAAGACCAG AAACAACATAAAGCAGCTTGCTTGATTCAAGCTTATTGGAAGGGTTTCCAGACTAGAAAGAGATTGAAGAAGCTTCCATCTGCTGTGATTACTTTGCAGAGGAGTTTCAG ATCTAAACGAACAAAGATGTTAATGAAGCTAAGTagacagaaggaagaagaggaccACAGATTACAGCTGCAAATTCAAAGGCAGAGAGCCATGAGACTTTCCCGAGAAATACGGCTGAATATGCTTGAAATAGTTCATCCAG GTCAGGTGGAAAAACATAATCGGGAAATAGAAGAGAAATCAGCATTGATTATCCAGAAACATTGGAAAGGGTACAGGGAAAGGAAAAATTTTCGCCAACAGAGGCCATCTCTTACAGAATATAAAGCGGCTGTCATACTTCAGAGAGCA ACTCTTAAATTCCTAGCAAAATGCCGTAAGAAAAAGAAGCTATTGGCTCCTTGGCCTGGACTCAGAGAAGTCACTGATGCACGCAGAATTGAACTGAAACAACAAGTGGATGACTATATCAGAAGACATCCA GGCTCTCAGATATCAGATGTGACCAGCAGGGAGCTCCATTCCCAAGCACAAGAACGACTGCAACGCTACTTCATGGGCAGGGCTCTAGAAGAGAGATCTCAACAGCACAGGGAGGCACTGATGGCTCAGATCAGCACCAACATTGAACAGTTGATGA AAGCACCAAGTCTGaaggaggcagaaggaaaagatcCTGAACTCTTCCTGAGTAGATCCAGGCCCGTGGCAGCCAAAGCCAAGCAGGCCCATCTTACCACCCTGAAACATATACAAGCACCCTGGTGGAAGAAGCTTGGGGAAGAAGCAGGAGATGATATTGACATCCCAAAGGATGAACTTAGTGTAGAATTAGGAACTTTATTCATTGGTGGAACAAAACCACCTTAA
- the IQCB1 gene encoding IQ calmodulin-binding motif-containing protein 1 isoform X2 has translation MKPTGTDPRILSLAAEVAKSPEQNVPVILLKLKEIINNTPLGSSELKKIKQDIYCYDLIQYCLLVLSQDCSRIQGGWTTVSQLTQILSHCCVGLEPGEDAEEFYNELLPSAAENFLVLGRRLQTCFINAAKGEEKDALLHFFEVVTDSLFWLLGGHVQLIQNVLKSDHFLRLLQTDNVQIGSMVMTLLQNILQINSGDLLRIEGKILHSILDEVVFKLLSTPSPVIRGTATKLLLLMAESHQEILILLRLSACYKGLRSLLNKQEPGTEFSQELGQLIGFLSPKACQEVKDQKQHKAACLIQAYWKGFQTRKRLKKLPSAVITLQRSFRSKRTKMLMKLSRQKEEEDHRLQLQIQRQRAMRLSREIRLNMLEIVHPGQVEKHNREIEEKSALIIQKHWKGYRERKNFRQQRPSLTEYKAAVILQRATLKFLAKCRKKKKLLAPWPGLREVTDARRIELKQQVDDYIRRHPVWLSDIRCDQQGAPFPSTRTTATLLHGQGSRREISTAQGGTDGSDQHQH, from the exons ATGAAGCCAACAGGTACAGACCCGAGAATCTTATCTCTGGCTGCTGAAGTTGCAAAAAGTCCTGAGCAGAATGTCCCTGTTATACTGTTGAAGTTAAAAG AAATAATAAACAACACACCTTTAGGAAGCTCAGAGTTGAAGAAAATCAAACAAGATATATATTGTTATGATCTCATTCAGTATTGCCTCTTGGTCCTCAGTCAAGATTGTTCTCGTATCCAGGGTGGTTGGACTACAGTTTCCCAGCTAACACAGATATTAAG ccattgctgtgtgggcttggAACCAGGAGAAGATGCAGAAGAATTTTACAATGAATTACTTCCATCGGCTGCAGAAAATTTTCTGGTTTTGGGGAGGCGATTACAAACATGTTTTATCAACGCAGCTAAG ggtGAAGAAAAAGATGCATTACTACACTTTTTTGAAGTTGTGACTGATTCTCTCTTCTGGCTATTGGGAGGCCATGTTCAACTCATCCAAAATG taCTGAAAAGTGATCATTTCTTGCGCTTACTGCAAACTGATAATGTTCAAATAGGATCTATGGTCATGACTCTGCTACAGAACATACTGCAGATCAATAG TGGTGATTTACTCAGAATAGAAGGGAAAATCCTGCATTCAATTTTAGATGAAGttgttttcaaacttttatcAACTCCTAGTCCAGTCATAAGAGGTACTGCTACAAAGCTACTACTGTTGATGGCTGAATCCCATCAGGAAATTTTGATTTTACTGAGACTAAGTGCCTGCTACAAAG GACTTAGAAGTCTACTAAATAAACAAGAACCTGGGACAGAGTTTAGTCAAGAACTTGGACAGCTCATTGGTTTTTTAAGCCCTAAGGCCTGTCAGGAAGTAAAAGACCAG AAACAACATAAAGCAGCTTGCTTGATTCAAGCTTATTGGAAGGGTTTCCAGACTAGAAAGAGATTGAAGAAGCTTCCATCTGCTGTGATTACTTTGCAGAGGAGTTTCAG ATCTAAACGAACAAAGATGTTAATGAAGCTAAGTagacagaaggaagaagaggaccACAGATTACAGCTGCAAATTCAAAGGCAGAGAGCCATGAGACTTTCCCGAGAAATACGGCTGAATATGCTTGAAATAGTTCATCCAG GTCAGGTGGAAAAACATAATCGGGAAATAGAAGAGAAATCAGCATTGATTATCCAGAAACATTGGAAAGGGTACAGGGAAAGGAAAAATTTTCGCCAACAGAGGCCATCTCTTACAGAATATAAAGCGGCTGTCATACTTCAGAGAGCA ACTCTTAAATTCCTAGCAAAATGCCGTAAGAAAAAGAAGCTATTGGCTCCTTGGCCTGGACTCAGAGAAGTCACTGATGCACGCAGAATTGAACTGAAACAACAAGTGGATGACTATATCAGAAGACATCCAGTGT GGCTCTCAGATATCAGATGTGACCAGCAGGGAGCTCCATTCCCAAGCACAAGAACGACTGCAACGCTACTTCATGGGCAGGGCTCTAGAAGAGAGATCTCAACAGCACAGGGAGGCACTGATGGCTCAGATCAGCACCAACATTGA
- the IQCB1 gene encoding IQ calmodulin-binding motif-containing protein 1 isoform X1, with translation MKPTGTDPRILSLAAEVAKSPEQNVPVILLKLKEIINNTPLGSSELKKIKQDIYCYDLIQYCLLVLSQDCSRIQGGWTTVSQLTQILSHCCVGLEPGEDAEEFYNELLPSAAENFLVLGRRLQTCFINAAKGEEKDALLHFFEVVTDSLFWLLGGHVQLIQNVLKSDHFLRLLQTDNVQIGSMVMTLLQNILQINSGDLLRIEGKILHSILDEVVFKLLSTPSPVIRGTATKLLLLMAESHQEILILLRLSACYKGLRSLLNKQEPGTEFSQELGQLIGFLSPKACQEVKDQKQHKAACLIQAYWKGFQTRKRLKKLPSAVITLQRSFRSKRTKMLMKLSRQKEEEDHRLQLQIQRQRAMRLSREIRLNMLEIVHPGQVEKHNREIEEKSALIIQKHWKGYRERKNFRQQRPSLTEYKAAVILQRATLKFLAKCRKKKKLLAPWPGLREVTDARRIELKQQVDDYIRRHPGSQISDVTSRELHSQAQERLQRYFMGRALEERSQQHREALMAQISTNIEQLMKAPSLKEAEGKDPELFLSRSRPVAAKAKQAHLTTLKHIQAPWWKKLGEEAGDDIDIPKDELSVELGTLFIGGTKPP, from the exons ATGAAGCCAACAGGTACAGACCCGAGAATCTTATCTCTGGCTGCTGAAGTTGCAAAAAGTCCTGAGCAGAATGTCCCTGTTATACTGTTGAAGTTAAAAG AAATAATAAACAACACACCTTTAGGAAGCTCAGAGTTGAAGAAAATCAAACAAGATATATATTGTTATGATCTCATTCAGTATTGCCTCTTGGTCCTCAGTCAAGATTGTTCTCGTATCCAGGGTGGTTGGACTACAGTTTCCCAGCTAACACAGATATTAAG ccattgctgtgtgggcttggAACCAGGAGAAGATGCAGAAGAATTTTACAATGAATTACTTCCATCGGCTGCAGAAAATTTTCTGGTTTTGGGGAGGCGATTACAAACATGTTTTATCAACGCAGCTAAG ggtGAAGAAAAAGATGCATTACTACACTTTTTTGAAGTTGTGACTGATTCTCTCTTCTGGCTATTGGGAGGCCATGTTCAACTCATCCAAAATG taCTGAAAAGTGATCATTTCTTGCGCTTACTGCAAACTGATAATGTTCAAATAGGATCTATGGTCATGACTCTGCTACAGAACATACTGCAGATCAATAG TGGTGATTTACTCAGAATAGAAGGGAAAATCCTGCATTCAATTTTAGATGAAGttgttttcaaacttttatcAACTCCTAGTCCAGTCATAAGAGGTACTGCTACAAAGCTACTACTGTTGATGGCTGAATCCCATCAGGAAATTTTGATTTTACTGAGACTAAGTGCCTGCTACAAAG GACTTAGAAGTCTACTAAATAAACAAGAACCTGGGACAGAGTTTAGTCAAGAACTTGGACAGCTCATTGGTTTTTTAAGCCCTAAGGCCTGTCAGGAAGTAAAAGACCAG AAACAACATAAAGCAGCTTGCTTGATTCAAGCTTATTGGAAGGGTTTCCAGACTAGAAAGAGATTGAAGAAGCTTCCATCTGCTGTGATTACTTTGCAGAGGAGTTTCAG ATCTAAACGAACAAAGATGTTAATGAAGCTAAGTagacagaaggaagaagaggaccACAGATTACAGCTGCAAATTCAAAGGCAGAGAGCCATGAGACTTTCCCGAGAAATACGGCTGAATATGCTTGAAATAGTTCATCCAG GTCAGGTGGAAAAACATAATCGGGAAATAGAAGAGAAATCAGCATTGATTATCCAGAAACATTGGAAAGGGTACAGGGAAAGGAAAAATTTTCGCCAACAGAGGCCATCTCTTACAGAATATAAAGCGGCTGTCATACTTCAGAGAGCA ACTCTTAAATTCCTAGCAAAATGCCGTAAGAAAAAGAAGCTATTGGCTCCTTGGCCTGGACTCAGAGAAGTCACTGATGCACGCAGAATTGAACTGAAACAACAAGTGGATGACTATATCAGAAGACATCCA GGCTCTCAGATATCAGATGTGACCAGCAGGGAGCTCCATTCCCAAGCACAAGAACGACTGCAACGCTACTTCATGGGCAGGGCTCTAGAAGAGAGATCTCAACAGCACAGGGAGGCACTGATGGCTCAGATCAGCACCAACATTGAACAGTTGATGA AAGCACCAAGTCTGaaggaggcagaaggaaaagatcCTGAACTCTTCCTGAGTAGATCCAGGCCCGTGGCAGCCAAAGCCAAGCAGGCCCATCTTACCACCCTGAAACATATACAAGCACCCTGGTGGAAGAAGCTTGGGGAAGAAGCAGGAGATGATATTGACATCCCAAAGGATGAACTTAGTGTAGAATTAGGAACTTTATTCATTGGTGGAACAAAACCACCTTAA